In Tenebrio molitor chromosome 8, icTenMoli1.1, whole genome shotgun sequence, a genomic segment contains:
- the LOC138136239 gene encoding repetitive organellar protein-like, giving the protein MSFRPLSDDYVAVATIPADVAPISIPSPAIQRLLAKREQDHNSTLDFVSTTCKRVNIQIDHELEREAEKLQEGLTTIKKKIENGSRVVLKSEDDELGALSVDVFQTVWTTVQNCNNSRLELIDGFYEVVKRLERQRSKSFKVVLNEGYKKMGQISFLLPYDLLDYFEHEITKINEITMNNYYYYSRVHTDLKTQAQDEVRLLALDLMDAKDRYRVAAKKLKVREVMDSQLHKRCDFIGCPKEHLQEVDMGDNSFGSMPIHSADVELWSRQIKVTLDSLDANAKKLLGLYKMAVVHIFNRFFDDLKTITNALTEDEKKSEENSLNMEYFNSEMYQDIVDDIAEQYTCDVADLQKLWNSVTGYMETNIKNTYTFLNGSAHLWDGHFARVNDGKAVILEDLRLLIARNDKAAQEYEKKIYKILDKMREQSTIPKLDKDLDELNKFLDSVGKLYAKHCDAEIKALNKYHKLVDQGIELLISEIDRFLNETSMNDNRHRSWESVPPGAKEPERPVNDDNDDLIPHQMKCCQFQVDAVNNWMFGLWEAIRLYMVTCRKELNDEANRWMGNTIGKLKKRLEVRLATHKPRYPRVKTMIYEVRLKELQDHLNQLDRLEETVNRYAADSHSFNSISKESRAETLDYYKTRLAEIEEKMKKAKKSLQVASLIEQAKTITEETKQTIEQSFAENHEVIDDNFKRINQMICHFSNSIKLFSEEGNYSRDEAKLFKKKIAKIRKTIPKKEKKAVDEYHAGKPIIVQTFVNLREPILRRLEISKKEFEHNEETCAKVKALQGKIRNFASDTKFKIHRLDACIDYYECMSKVDLWKRKHFDIMKDAVQECLDKLKELVDLLIGGQSRNGESYIFQLNKLIDDSFRQIKAVAQVFYANHGPIINRGKIKESCEEFLQEVRKNYDGFKTQVEIHCLECVEDLASLVLKLMRVNDEVYDGLVAKFPGAAKGDEEGKELSEKLSRESAVLEERKEFLKKTGSEEATGKSDPAVREIVLKNKNRVEILRRTIVKLLDHVRDKVQNMEDLLRAGAKKEHRSEVDLVQDGE; this is encoded by the exons ATGAGTTTTCGCCCCTTGAGCGATGATTACGTCGCCGTGGCCACAATTCCTGCTGACGTTG CCCCCATATCCATTCCTTCACCTGCGATCCAGAGATTACTCGCGAAACGCGAACAGGACCACAACTCCACTCTAGACTTCGTAAGTACCACCTGCAAACGAGTCAACATACAAATCGACCACGAATTAGAACGGGAGGCCGAGAAGTTGCAGGAAGGTCTGACAacaatcaagaaaaaaattgaaaatgggTCGCGTGTGGTTCTCAAGAGTGAAGACGACGAG CTCGGAGCTTTGAGCGTCGATGTCTTCCAAACAGTGTGGACAACTGTGCAAAATTGTAACAACAGTCGGCTAGAATTGATCGATGGTTTTTACGAAGTTGTCAAGCGATTGGAGAGACAGAGGTCCAAGAGTTTTAAGGTCGTACTGAATGAGGGGTACAAAAAAATGGGCCAAATTAGCTTCTTGTTACCTTACGATCTCTTGGACTACTTCGAACATGAGATTACG aaaataaacgaAATCACTATGaacaattattactattacTCGCGAGTCCACACGGATCTAAAGACACAAGCCCAAGACGAGGTCCGGCTCTTAGCCTTGGACTTGATGGACGCCAAGGACAGATACAGAGTGGCCGCGAAAAAACTGAAAGTTCGAGAGGTGAT GGACTCGCAGCTGCACAAACGCTGCGACTTCATCGGTTGCCCCAAAGAGCACCTCCAGGAGGTGGACATGGGGGATAATTCGTTCGGGAGCATGCCCATCCACTCGGCAGACGTGGAGTTGTGGTCCAGACAGATAAAAGTCACGCTGGACAGCTTGGACGCCAACGCCAAAAAACTTCTAGGTCTGTACAAGATGGCGGTGGTGCACATCTTCAACCGGTTCTTCGACGATTTAAAAACCATAACGAACGCCCTCACCGAAGACGAGAAGAAGTCGGAGGAGAATTCCCTAAACATGGAGTATTTCAATTCGGAAATGTACCAAGACATCGTGGACGACATCGCCGAACAGTACACCTGCGACGTTGCCGATTTACAGAAACTGTGGAACTCGGTGACCGGGTACATGGAGACCAACATCAAGAACACTTACACGTTCTTGAACGGTTCGGCGCACCTCTGGGATGGCCACTTCGCCCGCGTCAACGACGGCAAGGCGGTCATCTTGGAAGACTTGAGGCTGTTGATCGCCCGGAACGACAAAGCGGCGCAAGAGTACGAAAAGAAGATCTACAAGATCTTGGACAAGATGCGCGAGCAGTCGACGATCCCCAAGTTGGACAAGGATCTTGACGAGTTGAACAAGTTCCTGGATTCCGTTGGGAAATT GTATGCGAAGCATTGCGACGCCGAGATCAAGGCGTTGAACAAGTATCACAAGTTGGTCGATCAGGGGATCGAATTGTTGATAAGCGAGATCGATCGGTTTTTGAACGAGACCAGCATGAACGACAATAGACACAGGAGTTGGGAGAGTGTCCCGCCAGGGGCGAAGGAGCCCGAGCGGCCGGTGAACGACGACAATGACGATCTGATACCGCACCAGATGAAGTGTTGCCAGTTCCAGGTGGACGCCGTCAATAATTGGATGTTCGG ATTATGGGAGGCGATCAGGTTGTACATGGTCACCTGTCGGAAAGAGCTGAATGACGAGGCGAACCGCTGGATGGGCAACACCATCGGCAAACTGAAGAAGCGACTGGAAGTGAGACTCGCCACTCACAAACCCAGATACCCTCGAGTGAAGACCATGATCTACGAAGTCCGATTGAAAGAACTACAAGACCACTTGAACCAACTGGACCGACTGGAAGAA ACTGTCAACCGCTACGCGGCAGACTCCCACAGCTTCAACTCCATATCGAAAGAGAGTCGTGCAGAAACCTTAGACTACTACAAAACGAGACTCGCCGAGATCGAGGAGAAGATGAAGAAGGCGAAAAAATCGCTTCAAGTTGCTTCTTTGATCGAACAAGCCAAGACCATCACTGAAGAAACGAAGCAAACAATCGAACAAAGCTTTGCGGAGAACCACGAAGTGATCGACGACAATTTCAAGAGAATCAACCAGATGATCTGCCACTTCAGCAACTCCATCAA gttgttttcagaagAGGGCAACTACAGCCGCGACGAAGCGAAACTCTTCAAGAAGAAGATTGCCAAGATTCGGAAGACCATTCcgaagaaagagaagaaagcGGTCGACGAGTACCACGCCGGTAAACCCATCATCGTGCAGACTTTCGTCAATCTCAGGGAACCGATTTTGAGAAG ACTGGAGATCTCCAAGAAGGAGTTCGAACACAACGAAGAGACCTGCGCGAAGGTCAAAGCTCTGCAGGGTAAAATTCGGAACTTCGCCTCCGACACCAAGTTCAAGATACACAGATTGGACGCCTGCATCGACTATTACGAATGCATGTCGAAGGTTGATCTGTGGAAGAGGAAACATTTCGATATCATGAAGGATGCGGTTCAGGAGTGTCTCGATAAACTTAAAGAACTGGTTGATCTTTTGATCGGAGGACAAAGTAGGAACGGCGAGAGTTACATCTTTCAGTTGAATAAACTGATCGACGATTCTTTCAGACAAATCAAAGCGGTGGCTCAG GTTTTCTACGCCAACCACGGCCCCATCATAAACCGAGGGAAGATCAAAGAGAGTTGCGAGGAGTTCTTGCAGGAAGTGCGCAAGAACTACGACGGCTTCAAGACGCAAGTGGAGATTCACTGTCTGGAGTGCGTCGAGGACCTCGCGAGTCTCGTCTTGAAGTTGATGAGGGTCAACGACGAAGTTTACGACGGTCTGGTGGCGAAGTTTCCGGGAGCGGCGAAAGGCGACGAAGAGGGAAAGGAATTGAGCGAGAAGTTGAGTCGGGAGTCGGCGGTGCTAGAGGAAAGGAAGGAGTTTCTGAAGAAGACTGGGTCG GAAGAGGCGACGGGAAAGAGTGATCCAGCGGTGAGGGAGATCGTCTTGAAGAACAAGAATAGAGTGGAGATTCTTCGCCGCACGATCGTCAAATTGCTGGACCACGTCAGGGATAAGGTGCAGAACATGGAAGATCTTCTTCGGGCGGGAGCGAAAAAGGAGCACCGGAGCGAGGTGGATTTGGTCCAAGATGgtgaataa
- the LOC138136256 gene encoding protein SPMIP1, translating to MEQSHKTSMRGIPLSQQRLWKYSIEKEDKLRLKWFKKNEARLDEIANKVHLRQVPDEVKEEMKERMLNYFEDQDKHPPPPELEPSIIDENAIHSIMRPVDKKTRDLLYASTRPDGRLTYLHERYKVIPEQRYYFPETTNFQYGWNMWEVIKNIRGSPFARQQVIKESFYRRRGVEKDPEWYREPARLSPQVCGCI from the exons ATGGAACAGTCCCACAAGACCTCCATGAGGGGCATCCCTCTCAGCCAACAGAGGCTGTGGAAGTACTCCATCGAGAAGGAGGACAAGCTCAGGCTGAAATGGTTCAAGAAGAACGAGGCGCGGCTGGACGAGATCGCCAACAAGGTCCACCTGAGGCAAGTACCGGATGAAGTCAAGGAGGAGATGAAGGAGAGGATGCTCAACTACTTCGAGGACCAAGACAAGCACCCACCCCCGCCGGAGCTGGAGCCGTCCATCATCGACGAGAACGCCATCCACAGCATCATGAGACCCGTCGACAAGAAAACGAGAGATCTGCTCTACGCAA GTACTAGACCCGACGGCAGACTGACGTACCTGCACGAACGCTACAAGGTGATACCGGAACAGAGATACTATTTTCCGGAAACAACGAATTTTCAGTACGGCTGGAACATGTGGGAGGTGATCAAAAACATAAGGGGTAGCCCGTTCGCGCGCCAACAGGTGATTAAAGAGTCCTTCTATCGGAGGAGAGGGGTGGAGAAGGACCCCGAGTGGTACCGAGAGCCGGCCAGGCTCAGTCCACAAGTTTGCGGCTGTATCTAG